The following proteins come from a genomic window of Gottfriedia acidiceleris:
- a CDS encoding GNAT family N-acetyltransferase, producing the protein MKEVIVRPYTFEDAEAKLQLHVENKEHFEKWSPTLRKEDFYTVEGQMNSIKEFMEKSAEDSRYDFAIFLKVDNDLTLIGEVQFIFVTRGPKQSCMVGYHIAEKFNGQGYMTKALKLALKIAFEDLKFHRVTSEVNPENLGSLRVLEKVGFVKEGYYRKNLKIRDQWYDHVCLAILEEEFAEKVTQS; encoded by the coding sequence TTGAAAGAAGTTATCGTACGCCCATATACGTTTGAGGATGCAGAGGCTAAGTTACAATTACATGTAGAAAATAAAGAACATTTTGAAAAATGGTCTCCTACGTTAAGGAAAGAAGACTTTTACACCGTTGAAGGGCAAATGAATAGTATTAAAGAGTTTATGGAAAAAAGTGCAGAAGATAGTAGATATGATTTTGCAATCTTTCTTAAAGTAGACAATGATCTAACTTTAATAGGAGAAGTACAATTCATTTTTGTTACACGAGGACCTAAACAAAGTTGTATGGTTGGTTACCATATTGCGGAAAAATTTAATGGACAAGGATATATGACGAAAGCTTTGAAACTTGCTCTGAAAATTGCATTTGAAGATTTGAAGTTCCACCGTGTGACATCAGAAGTTAATCCAGAAAACTTAGGTTCTTTACGCGTCCTTGAAAAGGTTGGATTTGTGAAAGAAGGCTATTATCGTAAAAACTTAAAAATTAGAGATCAGTGGTATGATCATGTTTGTTTGGCAATCTTAGAAGAAGAATTTGCAGAGAAGGTTACACAAAGCTAA
- a CDS encoding SAV0927 family protein — MNFYILSEEKENQNIHYYCIAAGSHRYDFAVIFSEKFLGKAMVVSIQSGRMVLLCREDIDHPEHWDQKLGIAAEDIKEIESFFHSILEQRIFSDQY; from the coding sequence ATGAATTTCTACATTTTATCGGAAGAGAAAGAAAACCAAAACATTCATTATTACTGTATCGCTGCAGGTAGCCATCGCTACGACTTTGCTGTTATCTTTTCGGAAAAATTTCTAGGGAAAGCAATGGTTGTCTCTATTCAAAGTGGAAGAATGGTATTACTTTGCAGAGAAGACATCGATCATCCAGAACACTGGGACCAAAAGCTTGGCATTGCAGCTGAAGACATCAAAGAAATTGAATCATTTTTTCATTCCATCTTAGAACAACGAATTTTTAGTGATCAATATTAA